The proteins below come from a single Pseudarthrobacter sp. SSS035 genomic window:
- a CDS encoding NHL domain-containing thioredoxin family protein translates to MSETVRTQHRVRASELVGRNWLNTGGKSLDLEALRGKIVLLDFWTFCCINCLHVLDELRPLEEQYSDVLVTVGVHSPKFEHEADPVALAAAVERYEIHHPVLDDPELETWKAYTARAWPTLVVIDPEGYIVAHLSGEGHADGLAVLVPELIAEHEAKGTLHRGSGPYVAPEATSGTLRFPGKALFLPARRGSAGPGSGAQGSGVQEASDGGTPAAADTATGGSWLVTDTGHHRLVELGNDFQTVLRTYGSGTKGHADGPAAAVDSVQPTARFNEPQGLVLLPEEVAAKAGYDVVIADSVNHRLRGLSLTDGKATTIVGNGVQRLLETGPARVDEDAAGFTGQLSEHPLEVSLSSPWDVVWSTKLNAVVIAMAGTHQIFSFDPLTGAVAIIAGNGLEGLLDGPAHEAWFAQPSGLAEDADGNIWVADSETSAIRKLVIDDGGTVTVVTAVGKGLFDFGFRDGPASEARLQHPLGVTVLPDGSIAIADTYNGAVRRYDPAAGTVSTLARGLSEPSDVIVDHTHAAGSEPLLVVVEANKHQLVYVPIPKEAQQVDEGASQTHRPKSPVAPGLLELTVRFTAPTGQKLDDRWGDPTQLKISSTPPELLVAGGGTSVGLLRTLELASDIPEGILHITARAAACDGPEDADGEIPDHAACHLYQQDWGIPVLLTDDGDTELVLDLRGMD, encoded by the coding sequence ATGAGCGAAACCGTACGCACCCAACACCGGGTCCGCGCCTCCGAACTGGTGGGCCGCAACTGGCTCAACACCGGCGGCAAGTCGCTGGACCTCGAAGCCCTGCGCGGCAAGATCGTGCTGCTCGACTTCTGGACCTTCTGCTGCATCAACTGCCTGCACGTCCTCGATGAGCTGCGCCCGCTCGAGGAACAGTACTCCGACGTCCTGGTCACCGTGGGCGTCCACTCGCCCAAGTTTGAGCACGAAGCAGATCCCGTGGCCCTGGCCGCCGCCGTGGAACGCTACGAGATCCACCACCCCGTCCTGGACGACCCCGAGCTGGAGACCTGGAAGGCGTACACGGCGCGCGCCTGGCCCACCCTGGTGGTCATCGACCCCGAGGGCTACATCGTGGCGCACCTGTCCGGCGAAGGCCACGCTGACGGCCTGGCCGTGCTCGTCCCCGAGCTGATCGCCGAGCACGAGGCCAAAGGCACACTGCACCGCGGCTCCGGCCCGTACGTGGCGCCGGAAGCGACCTCGGGCACGCTGCGCTTCCCCGGCAAGGCTCTGTTCCTGCCCGCCAGGCGCGGTTCCGCCGGACCCGGTTCAGGCGCCCAGGGTTCAGGCGTGCAGGAAGCGTCCGACGGCGGGACTCCGGCTGCCGCGGATACCGCCACCGGGGGTTCCTGGCTGGTAACCGACACGGGCCACCACCGTCTCGTGGAGCTGGGCAACGACTTCCAGACGGTGCTGCGCACCTACGGCTCCGGAACCAAGGGACACGCTGACGGCCCGGCGGCCGCCGTCGACTCCGTCCAGCCGACCGCACGGTTCAACGAGCCGCAGGGCCTCGTGCTGCTTCCGGAAGAGGTGGCAGCGAAGGCGGGCTACGACGTCGTGATTGCAGACTCCGTCAACCACCGCCTCCGGGGGCTCTCGCTCACGGACGGCAAGGCCACGACGATTGTTGGCAACGGTGTGCAGCGCCTGCTGGAAACCGGCCCCGCGCGCGTGGACGAAGACGCTGCCGGTTTCACGGGCCAGCTCAGCGAGCACCCGCTGGAAGTGTCCCTCAGCTCGCCGTGGGACGTCGTCTGGTCCACCAAGCTCAACGCGGTGGTGATCGCCATGGCCGGCACGCACCAGATCTTCAGCTTCGACCCCCTCACCGGCGCCGTGGCAATTATTGCCGGCAACGGCCTGGAGGGTTTGCTGGACGGGCCCGCCCACGAAGCCTGGTTCGCTCAGCCCTCCGGCCTGGCCGAGGACGCCGACGGCAACATCTGGGTGGCGGACTCCGAAACCTCCGCCATCCGCAAGCTGGTCATTGACGACGGCGGCACGGTCACCGTCGTGACTGCCGTGGGCAAGGGCCTGTTCGACTTCGGCTTCCGCGACGGCCCCGCCTCCGAGGCACGCCTCCAGCACCCCCTCGGCGTCACCGTCCTGCCCGACGGCTCCATTGCCATCGCCGACACCTACAACGGTGCTGTGCGGCGCTACGACCCCGCCGCGGGGACCGTGTCCACGCTGGCCCGCGGACTTTCGGAACCCTCCGACGTGATTGTGGACCACACGCACGCCGCTGGCTCCGAGCCGCTGCTGGTGGTGGTTGAGGCCAACAAGCACCAGCTGGTCTACGTGCCCATCCCCAAGGAAGCCCAGCAGGTGGACGAGGGCGCCTCGCAGACTCACCGGCCCAAGAGCCCGGTCGCCCCCGGGCTGCTCGAGCTGACCGTGCGCTTCACCGCGCCCACCGGGCAGAAGCTCGACGACCGCTGGGGCGACCCCACGCAGCTGAAGATCTCCTCCACCCCGCCGGAGCTGCTTGTGGCCGGCGGAGGAACCTCGGTGGGGCTCCTCCGCACGCTGGAACTGGCTTCCGACATTCCGGAGGGCATCCTGCACATCACCGCCCGCGCCGCGGCCTGCGACGGCCCGGAGGATGCGGACGGCGAGATCCCGGACCACGCCGCCTGCCACCTGTACCAGCAGGACTGGGGCATCCCGGTTCTCCTGACGGACGACGGCGACACCGAGTTGGTCCTGGACCTGCGCGGCATGGACTGA
- a CDS encoding helicase HerA-like domain-containing protein: MANKTTAEKLATIQKGYTLEGATIELGAAIVDGELHKEAQVRLPLAMMNRHGLVAGATGTGKTVTLHMMAEQLSSAGVPVFLADIKGDLSGLATAAAGSDKLKARTDSIGQDWASKTFPVEFLALGGDGNGIPVRATITSFGPILLSRVMELNDTQESSLQLVFHFADKNNLELIDLKDLRAVIQFLTSDEGKDELEELGGLSKATAGVILRELVNLEAQGLERFFGEPEFDTAELLRTAPDGRGVITCLELPTLQTKPMLFSTFLMWLLADLFEDLPEAGDLDKPKLVFFLDEAHLLFNGASKAFLNAITTTVRLIRSKGVGIFFVTQTPKDVPADVLGQLANRIQHALRAFTPEDAKALKATVSTFPMSDYDLEETLTSSGIGEAVITVMNEKGAPTPVAHTRLRAPESVMGPSTDELIKSTVGGSALLAKYGTAVDNVSAYEKLTGKAAAPTGGAAPGQPPVPGTSGQPGPGQAGSDQADVDAEARRIEEEILGRPSSRPAPDRGAGTDAPARRAPEPAAPAGGGMVGDIAGALGGALGGGLKSMVRSLGTQLGRELLRGVFGTSSRRRR, encoded by the coding sequence ATGGCCAACAAAACCACTGCAGAAAAGCTCGCCACCATCCAGAAGGGCTACACCCTGGAGGGTGCCACCATCGAGTTGGGTGCCGCCATTGTTGACGGCGAACTCCACAAGGAAGCCCAGGTCCGCCTGCCGCTGGCCATGATGAACAGGCACGGCCTGGTAGCCGGCGCCACCGGCACCGGCAAGACCGTCACGCTGCACATGATGGCCGAGCAGCTGTCCTCGGCCGGAGTTCCCGTGTTCCTCGCGGACATCAAGGGTGACCTGTCCGGCCTGGCCACTGCGGCCGCCGGCAGTGACAAGCTGAAGGCGCGCACCGACAGCATCGGCCAGGACTGGGCCAGCAAGACATTCCCGGTGGAGTTCCTGGCCCTGGGCGGCGACGGCAACGGCATTCCCGTCCGTGCCACCATCACCTCGTTTGGCCCCATCCTGCTCTCGCGTGTGATGGAGCTCAACGACACCCAGGAATCCAGCCTGCAGCTGGTCTTCCACTTTGCGGACAAGAACAACCTTGAGCTGATCGATCTCAAGGACCTCCGCGCGGTCATCCAGTTCCTCACCTCGGACGAGGGCAAGGACGAGCTGGAGGAACTGGGCGGCCTGTCCAAGGCCACCGCCGGCGTCATCCTCCGCGAACTGGTGAACCTCGAAGCGCAGGGCCTGGAACGGTTCTTCGGCGAGCCTGAGTTCGACACCGCCGAGCTGCTCCGGACCGCCCCGGACGGGCGCGGCGTCATCACCTGCCTGGAGCTGCCCACGCTGCAGACCAAGCCGATGCTGTTCTCGACCTTCCTGATGTGGCTGCTGGCGGACCTGTTCGAGGACCTCCCCGAAGCCGGCGACCTGGACAAGCCCAAACTGGTGTTCTTCCTCGATGAGGCCCACCTGCTTTTCAACGGCGCATCCAAGGCCTTCCTCAACGCCATCACCACCACGGTCCGGCTGATCCGCTCCAAGGGTGTGGGGATCTTCTTCGTCACCCAGACCCCCAAAGACGTCCCCGCCGACGTCCTGGGCCAGCTGGCCAACCGCATCCAGCACGCCCTCCGCGCCTTCACCCCGGAGGACGCCAAGGCCCTGAAAGCCACCGTGTCCACCTTCCCGATGAGCGACTACGACCTTGAGGAAACACTCACGTCCTCGGGGATCGGCGAGGCCGTCATTACCGTCATGAATGAGAAGGGCGCCCCGACGCCGGTCGCGCACACTCGCCTGCGCGCCCCGGAATCCGTCATGGGCCCCAGCACCGACGAGCTCATCAAAAGCACCGTGGGCGGGTCCGCCCTGCTCGCCAAGTACGGGACCGCGGTGGACAATGTGTCCGCGTACGAGAAGCTCACGGGCAAGGCCGCTGCGCCCACCGGCGGGGCAGCACCGGGTCAGCCCCCGGTCCCGGGGACTTCCGGGCAGCCAGGTCCGGGGCAGGCAGGTTCGGACCAGGCCGACGTCGACGCCGAGGCCCGCAGGATCGAAGAGGAAATCCTGGGCCGGCCCAGCAGCCGTCCCGCGCCGGATCGTGGTGCCGGCACTGATGCGCCTGCGCGGCGCGCACCGGAGCCTGCGGCCCCGGCCGGCGGCGGGATGGTGGGCGACATCGCCGGTGCGCTCGGCGGGGCACTGGGCGGCGGGCTGAAGAGTATGGTCCGTTCCCTGGGCACGCAGCTTGGCCGGGAGCTCCTCCGCGGCGTCTTCGGCACCTCGTCCCGGCGCCGCCGGTAG
- a CDS encoding GNAT family N-acetyltransferase has protein sequence MNVKTSIASPAALNRAALDRSDLTVLNLPMHDPRVRPLLDELAVEYDSRYGDLFGRGAAADELNRYPASEFKGPGGALLVVQENGESIAGGAFRRYDNETAEFKRIWTHSAHRRRGLARFVLAELEALAARRGYRRVFLTTGPRQPEAKHLYLTSGYEPQFDLDQDPEIIRSLAFTKNLPAAPLS, from the coding sequence ATGAACGTGAAAACCAGCATCGCCAGCCCGGCAGCCCTGAACCGGGCAGCACTGGACAGGTCCGACCTCACCGTCCTGAACCTGCCCATGCACGATCCGCGGGTCCGCCCGCTCCTGGATGAACTGGCCGTGGAATACGATTCCCGCTACGGTGACCTCTTTGGCCGCGGCGCCGCGGCCGACGAACTCAACCGCTACCCGGCGTCGGAATTCAAGGGACCGGGCGGTGCGCTGCTGGTGGTCCAGGAAAACGGCGAGTCCATAGCCGGCGGCGCGTTCCGCCGGTACGACAACGAGACGGCGGAGTTCAAGCGGATCTGGACCCACTCGGCGCACCGCCGCCGCGGCCTCGCCCGTTTCGTCCTGGCGGAACTGGAGGCCCTGGCGGCCCGCCGGGGCTACCGTCGCGTCTTCCTGACCACCGGTCCGCGCCAGCCTGAAGCCAAGCACCTGTACCTCACCTCGGGTTATGAGCCGCAGTTCGACCTGGACCAGGATCCGGAGATCATCAGGTCGCTCGCGTTCACCAAGAATCTCCCGGCGGCCCCGCTAAGCTAG
- a CDS encoding FAD/NAD(P)-binding domain-containing protein, producing the protein MPANAPSVVFIGGGPRAAGVLERLAANRDELFPGPLDLHVVEPFEPGSGRIWRYDQHPGLMLNSAAADVTMFTDSSVACEGPAIDGPGLAGWAAGVLDGSITDVPDFPLAIRQQLRALTGATFPTRQLHSQYLEWFFRRAVAKLGGTVTVHRTTAVAVERAGDFSFPTADDAGTHLVRLANGGTLRADVVVTALGHTDSQPDAASAGWSGFAARHGAFHAAPSYTTDVDYSALAPGQDVIVAGMGLAFVDLTVLLMEGRGGRFEEAPDGGLRYRASGREPRLWAGSRRGVPYHSKISAALRGEAPGGLRFFTAAAVDALLEQHAELDFQAHLWPLIAKEAGYGYYRELFTGSPDRVRAGWPEFSARFAGLEWYSTAREELVAAAVPDPALRLDLEALDRPFVGALFGGSADVQQAVARYIEQDLALRDSPDHPETLALFVALLMVYMELGRLVPAERLNALSQQTVHGWWHGFFSFVDSGPPPRRLREMLALHRAGLLRFLGPGLSVTADESTGEFVATSPQAGFTVRTAAFIEARLPATSVARSLNPLLASLHLSGLASEQLLLTADGIHSTGKLLVSDRHELLDGHGRAAGRLFGVGQGTSGWGAGAFARPGTNAAPFRENDALARTVLGVAADLASSRPASSRTAGQTAPAEPAAVGRA; encoded by the coding sequence ATGCCAGCGAATGCCCCCTCGGTTGTCTTCATCGGCGGCGGTCCGCGGGCGGCAGGGGTGCTGGAGCGGCTGGCCGCCAACCGCGACGAACTGTTTCCCGGACCGCTGGACCTCCACGTGGTGGAACCGTTTGAGCCGGGTTCGGGGCGGATCTGGCGCTACGACCAGCACCCCGGCCTCATGCTCAACTCGGCCGCCGCGGACGTTACCATGTTCACCGATTCCTCCGTGGCGTGCGAAGGCCCCGCCATCGACGGGCCTGGGCTCGCCGGCTGGGCCGCCGGCGTCCTCGACGGGTCCATCACGGACGTACCGGACTTCCCCCTCGCCATCCGCCAGCAGCTCCGTGCCCTCACGGGCGCCACTTTCCCCACCCGCCAACTCCACAGCCAGTACCTCGAGTGGTTCTTCCGCCGGGCTGTTGCGAAACTCGGCGGAACGGTCACCGTCCACCGCACCACCGCCGTGGCCGTCGAGCGTGCCGGTGACTTCTCCTTCCCAACCGCGGACGACGCCGGCACGCACCTCGTGCGGCTGGCCAACGGCGGGACGTTGCGGGCCGACGTCGTGGTCACCGCACTCGGCCACACGGACTCGCAGCCGGACGCCGCGTCCGCCGGCTGGTCCGGCTTCGCCGCCCGGCACGGCGCCTTCCATGCGGCACCCAGCTACACCACCGACGTCGACTATTCAGCCCTTGCGCCCGGCCAGGACGTCATCGTTGCCGGGATGGGCCTGGCGTTTGTGGACCTGACGGTGCTGCTGATGGAAGGGCGCGGCGGCAGATTCGAGGAAGCGCCCGACGGCGGCCTGCGGTACCGCGCGTCCGGCAGGGAGCCGCGGCTGTGGGCCGGGTCGCGGCGCGGGGTGCCCTACCACTCCAAGATTTCCGCGGCCCTGCGCGGCGAGGCTCCCGGTGGCCTGCGCTTCTTCACCGCCGCAGCCGTGGACGCACTGCTGGAGCAGCACGCCGAGCTCGATTTCCAAGCCCACCTGTGGCCGCTCATCGCCAAGGAAGCCGGCTACGGGTACTACCGGGAGCTGTTCACCGGCAGCCCGGACCGTGTGCGCGCCGGCTGGCCGGAGTTTTCGGCCCGCTTCGCCGGGCTGGAGTGGTACAGCACCGCACGGGAGGAACTGGTGGCAGCAGCCGTCCCGGACCCCGCCCTGCGCCTGGACCTCGAAGCCCTGGACCGGCCCTTCGTCGGGGCGTTGTTTGGCGGATCCGCCGACGTCCAGCAGGCCGTGGCCCGGTACATCGAGCAGGATCTCGCCCTCCGCGACAGCCCGGACCATCCTGAGACGCTGGCCCTCTTTGTGGCGCTGCTGATGGTGTACATGGAATTGGGCCGTCTGGTCCCGGCCGAGCGGCTCAACGCCCTGTCCCAGCAGACCGTCCACGGCTGGTGGCACGGATTCTTCAGCTTTGTGGACTCCGGGCCGCCCCCGCGGCGGCTGCGCGAGATGCTGGCCCTGCACCGGGCCGGGCTGCTGCGGTTCCTGGGCCCGGGCCTTAGCGTCACGGCGGATGAGTCCACCGGCGAGTTTGTGGCTACGTCCCCGCAGGCAGGATTTACCGTCCGGACCGCAGCGTTCATCGAAGCGCGCCTGCCGGCTACATCGGTGGCCCGGTCGCTCAACCCGCTGCTGGCGTCGCTGCACCTGTCCGGGCTGGCAAGCGAACAGCTGCTGCTCACGGCGGACGGCATCCACTCCACCGGAAAGCTGCTCGTCTCGGACCGGCACGAGCTGCTGGACGGGCACGGCCGGGCAGCCGGCCGGCTCTTCGGCGTGGGGCAGGGAACGTCCGGCTGGGGCGCCGGCGCCTTTGCCAGGCCCGGCACCAACGCCGCCCCGTTCCGCGAGAACGACGCCCTGGCCAGGACAGTCCTTGGCGTCGCGGCGGACCTGGCTTCGTCCCGCCCGGCTTCCTCCCGCACAGCCGGCCAGACCGCACCTGCCGAACCCGCCGCCGTCGGAAGGGCCTGA
- a CDS encoding amino acid ABC transporter permease, translating to MSSAATDVAQPAESAQSAKARPSSEPASTGALTSGPSGPNPGSRGPATDYSGFPLVGAKHPWRWVGTAAVALGIVAIAWSLATNPRWEWGVVAQWFTAQSVVNGLLETLKLTAISGLLGFVLGFILALMRLSASPLLVSVAWTFSWIFRSTPLLVQMLLWYNLGYLYEKISLGIPFTDVRFFEVQTTTLISQFAAAVLGLTLNQAAYSAEIIRGGILSVDQGQLEAAAALGIPAWRRSTRIVLPQAMRAILPTAFNEIIGLVKGTSIVYVLAYSELFYTVQVIYNRTQQVLPLLLVATLWYVVITSVLSVFQYYIERHYSKGAVRILPLTPLQKARKFFATHAVAPNRARSPR from the coding sequence ATGAGTTCAGCAGCAACCGACGTGGCCCAGCCGGCAGAGTCAGCACAGTCAGCAAAAGCACGGCCGTCCTCCGAACCGGCGTCCACCGGGGCCCTGACTTCCGGTCCGTCCGGACCGAACCCGGGATCCCGTGGGCCGGCCACCGACTACTCCGGTTTCCCCCTGGTGGGCGCGAAGCATCCGTGGCGCTGGGTGGGGACGGCAGCGGTAGCCCTCGGCATCGTTGCCATTGCGTGGTCGCTGGCCACCAATCCGCGCTGGGAGTGGGGCGTGGTGGCGCAGTGGTTCACCGCCCAGTCCGTGGTCAACGGGCTTCTGGAGACGCTCAAGCTGACGGCCATTTCCGGCCTGCTGGGGTTTGTCCTGGGCTTCATCCTGGCGCTGATGCGGCTCTCCGCCTCGCCGCTGCTGGTTTCTGTCGCCTGGACGTTCTCCTGGATCTTCCGCTCCACTCCGCTGCTGGTGCAGATGCTCCTCTGGTACAACCTGGGCTACCTTTACGAGAAAATCAGCTTAGGGATCCCGTTCACGGACGTCCGCTTCTTCGAGGTGCAGACCACCACCCTGATCAGCCAGTTTGCGGCAGCAGTGTTGGGACTGACCCTGAACCAGGCTGCCTACTCGGCTGAAATCATCCGTGGCGGCATCCTGTCCGTGGACCAGGGGCAGCTCGAGGCCGCCGCCGCGCTGGGCATTCCCGCCTGGCGCCGGTCCACCCGGATTGTCCTGCCGCAGGCCATGCGGGCCATCCTGCCCACGGCCTTCAACGAGATCATCGGCCTGGTCAAGGGCACCTCCATTGTGTACGTCCTGGCCTATTCCGAGCTGTTCTACACCGTGCAGGTCATTTACAACCGCACCCAGCAGGTCCTGCCGCTGCTTCTGGTGGCCACGCTCTGGTACGTGGTGATCACCTCCGTCCTCAGCGTCTTCCAGTACTACATCGAACGGCACTACTCCAAAGGCGCCGTCCGGATCCTGCCGCTGACGCCGCTCCAGAAGGCCCGCAAATTCTTCGCCACCCACGCCGTGGCACCCAACCGTGCAAGGAGCCCCCGTTGA
- a CDS encoding amino acid ABC transporter ATP-binding protein, producing MSTVIAGQTSITAPDAASAPTRGLVEITKVRKSFGATEVLKGITLTVEPGGVAVIVGPSGSGKSTLLRTINHLEKVDGGHIVIDGKLVGYEVRGKRLHELREKAILKQRTEIGMVFQNFNLFPHLTALENVAEAPVVAQGRSKEEARRRGLELLDRVGLKDRAGAYPRQLSGGQQQRVAIARALALNPKILLFDEPTSALDPELVNEVLDVIRELAKSGTTLIIVTHEMGFARDVADTVVFMDEGQIVEQGSPEQIFTNPQEPRTRSFLSKVLEPAFNI from the coding sequence TTGAGCACCGTAATCGCCGGCCAGACCTCCATCACTGCACCCGATGCTGCTTCGGCACCCACCCGCGGCCTCGTGGAAATCACCAAAGTCCGGAAATCCTTCGGAGCCACCGAGGTCCTCAAGGGCATCACCCTGACCGTCGAGCCCGGGGGAGTGGCCGTGATTGTGGGTCCGTCCGGCTCCGGCAAATCCACCCTGCTGCGCACCATCAACCACCTGGAAAAAGTCGACGGCGGCCACATCGTCATCGACGGAAAGCTGGTGGGGTATGAGGTCCGGGGCAAGCGCCTGCACGAGCTGCGCGAAAAGGCGATCCTGAAGCAGCGTACCGAAATCGGCATGGTGTTCCAGAATTTCAACCTCTTCCCGCACCTCACCGCGCTGGAGAACGTGGCAGAGGCGCCCGTCGTCGCGCAGGGCCGGTCCAAGGAGGAGGCCCGCCGCCGAGGCCTGGAACTCCTGGACCGCGTTGGCCTCAAAGACCGTGCCGGCGCATACCCCCGGCAGCTGTCGGGTGGCCAGCAGCAACGCGTGGCCATTGCCCGTGCACTGGCGCTGAACCCGAAAATCCTGCTGTTCGACGAGCCCACCTCCGCCCTGGACCCCGAGCTGGTGAACGAGGTCCTCGACGTCATCCGCGAACTGGCGAAGTCCGGCACCACCCTGATCATCGTCACCCACGAGATGGGGTTCGCCCGCGACGTGGCGGACACCGTGGTGTTTATGGACGAGGGCCAGATCGTGGAACAGGGCAGTCCGGAACAGATTTTCACCAACCCGCAGGAACCGCGCACCCGGAGCTTCCTCTCCAAGGTGCTCGAACCGGCCTTCAACATCTAA
- a CDS encoding transporter substrate-binding domain-containing protein: MAFFTDLNRRGGRVRPLVALPAVVLLGTAALSACSDPGASASSASGDTSTTAARNGVVYNTSPDQQRVRAEKDAALAAKVPELIGKDGKLTVATTAGSIPLSFHATDDKTAIGSELDIAQLVADKLGLELDIQVTSWENWPLKTQSGDFEAGFSNVGVNKDRVKLFDFATYRAAFMGFEAKKSASYDIKGADDISGLRISVGSGTNQEKILLAWNAELEGKGRAPAVLQYYSSDADTILALSSGRTDLNIAPYPSTVYRENTRDDLKIVGKVNAGWPSETLVAATTLRGNGLAPVLTDALNSAIKDGSYAEVLERWGLSEEALPESKTVTEETFAAAQTGAKK, from the coding sequence ATGGCCTTCTTCACAGACCTTAACCGCCGCGGTGGCCGGGTGCGCCCCCTGGTGGCCCTGCCCGCCGTCGTACTTCTTGGCACCGCAGCGCTGTCCGCCTGCTCAGATCCCGGTGCCTCCGCTTCCAGCGCGTCCGGCGATACGTCCACGACGGCGGCCCGCAACGGTGTTGTCTACAACACCTCGCCGGACCAGCAGCGGGTCCGGGCGGAGAAGGACGCGGCGCTCGCGGCCAAGGTGCCGGAGCTGATCGGGAAGGACGGCAAGCTGACCGTGGCCACCACGGCGGGCTCCATCCCGCTGTCCTTCCATGCCACGGACGACAAGACGGCCATCGGCTCGGAGCTGGACATCGCCCAGCTGGTGGCGGACAAACTGGGGCTGGAACTTGATATCCAGGTGACGTCCTGGGAAAACTGGCCGCTGAAGACCCAGTCCGGGGACTTCGAGGCCGGGTTCTCCAACGTTGGCGTCAATAAGGACCGGGTGAAGCTGTTCGACTTCGCCACGTACCGGGCCGCGTTTATGGGCTTCGAGGCCAAGAAATCCGCCAGCTATGACATCAAGGGCGCGGACGACATCTCCGGCCTGAGAATCTCCGTGGGCTCGGGCACCAACCAGGAAAAGATCCTGCTGGCGTGGAACGCGGAGCTGGAAGGCAAGGGCAGGGCGCCCGCGGTCCTGCAGTACTACTCCTCGGACGCGGACACCATCCTGGCGCTCTCCTCCGGCCGGACCGACCTGAACATCGCCCCGTACCCGTCCACGGTGTACCGCGAAAACACCCGTGACGACCTGAAGATCGTGGGCAAGGTCAACGCCGGCTGGCCCTCCGAAACGCTCGTGGCCGCCACCACGCTCCGCGGCAACGGCCTGGCACCCGTGCTCACCGACGCGCTGAACTCCGCCATCAAGGACGGATCCTACGCCGAGGTGCTGGAACGCTGGGGGCTCTCCGAGGAGGCGCTGCCGGAGTCCAAGACCGTCACAGAGGAAACCTTCGCCGCTGCCCAGACCGGGGCTAAAAAGTGA
- a CDS encoding LLM class flavin-dependent oxidoreductase, with protein MKFQVLDIIPHLENPLTGEIVSTADRLNQVVETARRAEELGFDSFSVGERHAGEFISSSPTTVLAAIAAVTDRIRLQSGVTVLAVLDPVRVAEDYATIDQLSRGRLELVIGKGNEVLQYPLFGLDLADQWDLLAEKYGLLRRLWREEGVTWSGRFREPLTEPTTTTPRPFFGPPRIWHGSATTLTSAALAAKWGDPLFTANAIQPRENYQVLIDHYRAEYERHGHDSKQQFLGSGSGAGGVFIADTTQEAIRQFGPVYEALTANRNVPGNNSPFRDIQHAVAEGPALVGSSEQVIDKILSYHSHYGHDLQSISLPTTLPFEQQLEILERFALEVIPAVRAAAPTTLWEAEDPYGSRPKLACTGATDNTSRSTHAHAH; from the coding sequence GTGAAGTTCCAGGTCCTGGACATCATCCCGCACCTCGAGAATCCCCTGACCGGAGAGATTGTCTCCACGGCGGACCGGCTCAACCAGGTGGTGGAAACGGCGCGCCGGGCAGAGGAACTGGGCTTCGACAGCTTCTCGGTAGGGGAGCGGCACGCCGGTGAATTCATTTCCTCCTCGCCCACCACCGTTCTGGCGGCCATCGCCGCCGTCACGGACCGGATCCGGTTGCAGAGCGGCGTCACAGTCCTGGCTGTGTTGGATCCCGTCCGGGTGGCCGAGGACTACGCGACGATCGACCAGTTGAGCCGCGGCCGGTTGGAACTGGTGATCGGCAAGGGCAACGAAGTGCTGCAGTACCCCCTCTTCGGCCTGGACCTGGCAGACCAGTGGGACCTCCTGGCCGAGAAGTACGGGCTGCTGCGGCGGCTCTGGCGCGAGGAAGGCGTTACCTGGTCCGGCCGCTTCCGTGAGCCGTTGACCGAGCCGACCACCACCACGCCGCGGCCGTTTTTCGGGCCGCCCCGGATTTGGCACGGGTCTGCTACAACCCTGACGTCCGCCGCGCTGGCCGCAAAATGGGGCGACCCGCTCTTCACCGCCAACGCCATCCAGCCCCGGGAAAACTACCAGGTCCTGATCGATCACTACCGTGCCGAGTACGAGCGTCACGGCCACGATTCCAAGCAGCAATTCCTGGGATCAGGCAGCGGCGCCGGCGGCGTTTTTATTGCCGACACCACGCAGGAAGCCATCCGCCAGTTCGGCCCGGTTTACGAGGCACTGACGGCCAACCGCAACGTCCCCGGGAACAACTCCCCCTTCCGCGACATCCAGCACGCCGTCGCCGAGGGACCGGCCCTGGTGGGCAGCTCGGAACAGGTGATCGACAAGATCCTCAGCTACCACTCGCACTACGGCCACGACCTGCAGTCCATCTCGCTGCCCACCACGCTGCCCTTCGAACAGCAGCTGGAGATCCTGGAACGGTTCGCGCTGGAAGTGATTCCCGCCGTCCGGGCCGCCGCCCCCACCACCCTGTGGGAGGCCGAAGATCCCTACGGCAGCCGGCCCAAATTAGCCTGCACTGGCGCCACCGACAACACGAGCAGGAGCACTCATGCCCACGCACACTGA